The Helianthus annuus cultivar XRQ/B chromosome 11, HanXRQr2.0-SUNRISE, whole genome shotgun sequence region tcagcaaacaggttcaacagtttcggaaacagatcaagcATGATAATTAACAGTTTCAAAATATGGCAATTATCGATCAAATAGAGTCTTTAGCAACATATTTACATAAActctatgaaccctaatcaaatcGACATGAACAATGCATCAAATCCCCAAAACATATTAGCATATATCTCGAATTGTTAACATATATCCATTCTCAAATCATCATGCACACAATCTGATTTATTAACAATACTTAACAGCTGATCCATAATTCATATACATCCGATTCATGTGCAAGGCCGATTACAAGAATATTATCTATACTCAAACGGTTCTTATTATCACATAATTCATGGCGTCTATACCATTATCTAGCATGCAATTCACATCAGTCAAAAATCATTCGGATACAATACATACAAGACCGGTCACATATCAACAACATGATACCACATAATTGACAAAATACATAATCATGAATTACTAACCGATATGTAAACAAGAGCGGAGCCGAGAGCTTGGAAGGGTGAGTGTGTGATCCggttccgagagagagagagagtttctACAGTTTGTGTGTGTCAATGTGTTTAGCCAATTGTGAAAAAAACAAAACCCTAAAGGATGCGTGAATGTATACCCGTTTAAGAGTGATGGGCCGAGTCCAAGTATAGTGAGCCGAGAGGGAGGGGTTCGGCCCAAGGGTAATCGGTTCATGATGTGTGGTTTGGTCTTGGTTAACATATACACACAAATTACACAAAGCACATAACCATACAACATTCATTTAATAAAGTTCACGTAATTGCAGAACGTTAcacaagataggtctaaagtacgagttgtcacaagggttaagagatcctagttagggttcgatgaGCCAGTTCCAACACTgatgtatttgcgaactgagtgaacaaatatTGTCCATTGATTTACACACATGGATGGCTAGGATTtaatcatcaaatcataaaatacactagtgtatttcatcatcaaatcctggccattgatctacacacatgtatggccaggattagttcgctTAGTTCGCaaactacactagtgttcactcttgaacctaatcttttatatatatatatatatatatatatatatatatatatatatatataaatgagatcaggagaaaacggcAAAAAGTGTGAGAATGGGGAGAACGTATCCTGGCCGGACATGCAGCGCGGGGCATGATTAGGGTCCGAGGGGTTTTTTTGTCTGtttagtattcttctcctttcacgattttcgcgtttgacatgcttctttattttttgcgtgcaagataattttggtGTTATGTagaattattaattatttggtgttttactgttttttctcagatttcttctcgttgaattaattctttttgtttcacatagttaattttttggcgttatggctttttccatgtcatttttggcgttttgtatctttttgttaatgattcattaccatagattaatattttatgAAACTACAATAACacgaaaatcaaaataaactaatagtcttccgtaggtgggattacatcagagatgtacccatcgctttgttgatcactttcttcagattcttcatcctcaaatttcatttttgcgtataacgccattagctcgtctcttatttgctgcagcctattcttgaatatcactGCATCCTTGGATTTTGGATTGTATGCAGgtgttaaatcacagagttgttcaatgatagatagcaaccctgtcatcaacatttcttccattggccttgaatattgcaccccgtttttataagtcacttcaagtgttccttcttcctcatgcaatacccaactgctaagttttggtatatgagtatcttcaatatcatcatcatcttcatcatcttctgcaGGAAACTTTCTCTCcagtctttttattacagttcTCGTTTTTTCACAATCGTTGTCTATTAGAACCCCAAGGGCCAAGATATCCTTCTGAACATTTTCATTCATTCCCAGCATGGCTTTTATTGTCCTTACCTTCACCCTTTTTCTGtcagagaactttatgatgaatcgtttctctttcctttcaaacctccatgcaataaccttagccatttttaaattttttggcgttttggagaaTATGTGGCATTTTAAGtttttggcgtgtttgagcttgggttctcatggtcttcttttatattgactttttttcTCGCATATGACAGGTAATTATagcgttttgaaaaagataaataaatttaatataataaatgttagtaattatgttttgcgtcgtttcattttactgttttttgcagtttaccgtgttttgctttcagactcaactgttttaatggtgtaacacgtcaaatctttttgacggctgtaattatggcgttttcttttccaatggcggttagataactattgggcttcttttgttttatattctttacacattgtttcacgctttttttataatattagtttttcaaattaattttattatagtttggtagttttttggGGGCGTTTTTATGGCATTATGGCGTTTTACACGTATTTgctaattttggcgttttattatatttttcattatagcattaatattcttttgttgtttattaactgacattacaaaacaaacaatagataaagaaaattaaaaaaaaacaaagtagaagcaatttatgattttaaatcttcggtgtcatcagtctcttttttcttttgaaactacaagaaatgtgacaaataaatgacgttttgggtttggcgttgtttattttctttgttcatgtgttcaagtgtctttgtggatgttggagacatatATCGACCccgtgtgggtggatgctatctgcctatggtcttcattataatcattgaggccaaagtagcatttacactggtataggtctcttcttatcatccaaaccttcttcaagaacaaagatgacagtatgacatatgggtgtcatcagtccctctgttttcaattttgtccatctcatgcagcaaaatcttactacactcacgtaacaaatcattaaatgaagcttcatgcagaacattactgaggatcaaagaaaagatgtttgaTGACGTTGTATTTTTTGGTAttttacattgagttgtaaattttttagcaaccactgtgtgtttttttatgtttttttggtgtgataaacggaaggtggtgagacatttctatttatagaattttttggcgggtagtttaggcgggatgtcatttttataacaaaatatgtaataaacatttatccggatgtaagctttggcgttatatataatggcgtttcatattttttggcgtttttgtagccatagagcttaaataaaaacactgaaaaaagtacgcagtgataaaattagcgttttatttttcaatggcGTTCTATGTGAGGAatggttttttacttttttacccttaatgaagcgcgtccacgtaataaaattggtgttatttactaaaatgccaCTGCGCCAATCTAGTTCATAGATTGTTTTCATCGGACGAtcaataagcgttctcaccgttctcacactttctaccattttctctaaatcatgaccatatatatatatatatatatatatatatatatatataatggagagttcaaatgagaagaatctttttgtaagaagaaaaagaagaaatttcaaccaataagaatgctttatttttctttatttaatataaatatttaatgttactataagggtaatatggtaaacctacaaaaatcattaattagtagtattcctctttaatagctaactacattaaaatttgtaacttatcttcaaaatatatatttaaaaaaataataataataaaataaaataatttagagtgtaggataaattacaatgtgtatatgataaattacgtgttgtgtatgataaatttcaacgtgtgtAGGGTAAATTTCGAAAGGTGTAGGGTAACTTTTAATGTGTGTGGTCAAAAAACATTAGTGTGAAGGATGATAGTTTTTATGACTAACTAATTAGTCaaagatgataataaatgagataagtgaaaaactatttaagattttacaattgtaccaatttttctttttcttctcaattaaattttcttctcaaatgaactttcctaaatatatatatatatatatatatatatatatatatatatatatatatataaatatatatatatatctatactatctatactatatataatatacatatccaaaggacttcttaaggtcattggaattttcttaaaacacccctaaagcataatgtacaagtcttTTAAGCACCAGAAAACTTCTCTTTCCACTTATACCCTTTCACACAAACCAAACACGCGGACACCATTACGTGACTAGGGTTTCTAGATCTCATCCTCtgctctcactctctctctctctctcaatggCGATTCGAGATCTAGGGTTTCTCCAAGATCGAATGATGTACAATGTTCTAATGCAAAAATGGATTTCGTGGCTTTTAAACACCCTTAAATCTTTTGGGCGGCCTTTTGAATTTCAAAAGCCCTAAACATTTTCAGATCTGAACAAAAACCAACCACGAATACACTTTCAGATCTCACATCTCCTCCTTGGTTTCTGCGACACTCTATCTTTGTCCCTTCTCTGGTTCTAGAGATGACGATCGTCGTGTCAAGGAAGAGGTATGCGACGAAGCTGCGGTGGTGGAACCTCTGAAGATGGACAGTGAGGGCGGCGGTTAGGGTTCGAGCCGTGAAACCAACTTTTTGAGGTTTAATGTTTGATGTTCATCATTAGGCAACAACATTGGTTCATTCATATTTTCTTAATTTCATTAAACTTTCAAACCCTAATTTTGTTCTATTTTATTCTGCCCAGATTTGCTCTTTGCATTGGAGATTCTGTTCAAGGAGATAGTAAGCGTTCAATTTCATAGTCCTTTTTTATGATttatttcattttgtttttttagaTCATGAACACTTTGAGATCTTGAACAAAACAACCCAGATAAAAACCCACCACaccatttttttgttttttttccatGGGgtgaagaacaaaaaaaaaaactgcaTTCTCTTTTGTATGGTGCTTTGATTGAGTGGTTTTTAAGAACCCACATACTTATTATTTGTGTACAAAGGGCCACACAGGGATTTCAGTGTTATCATGTTCGTTTTACTAAACTCATATACGTGGTCTATAATTTTGGGTAAAACAAACCAGAAGATAACAAACTCACTTTGGATGTGGTGGTCCATAAGAGTTTTTTGTTTTGGAGAAGCCATACATACTTATATTGTAAACATAGATACGAGCAACCTTAAATATAACTCGATAGTTCATAATTCAACAAGTGCAGAATACTTAAAAAATAGATAAGAAGATTGGAGCTGCAACTGCACATGAAGTTTGAGCCACGATAACCGATCCTTTTTCATAGATTAGATAAAAATGATCAGTTGTATGGTTtaagttttgaatataaatgtaTTGTTTACAGATTGGGGTGATGGTGATGGTTCATGGTGACGATACAGGGTTGATTTCAGACTTCTCAAGTTGTCTACAGGTTCATATCCCGTCTGGTGCGAGATCCCTTTGTTTGGTTTAAAAATTGTAGATCATTCTTTGTCGGAGCTTTAGAATTTATATCCGGTGCCGACATAAAAACCGCCATCGAGGTCGCAGGGAGCCAATGGCTCGGCTCAGACTATTCGGTTCCGTGGAAGTGGCGAACCGAACGGTTGAGAAAATCAAGTCAAGTCTGGTCAACCGGGTCGTGTACACTTACTCAGTTGTCGTCCGAATCAACAAAGCGGTCAGTCTTTGTCAGACAAATATATTAGTAATTAAATGCTGAAACTTTTGCTTGCTACTAATCGAATGCAGAACACAAATACGAGATTGTGAGGAAACTACAAGAGTGAAAGCATATATGCGGAATGACAGGAGATGGTCAAAATGGCCCAGGTTGACCTGTTTGACTCCTTTAAATAAAAGATTCCCCAAATCGACCCATGCAtatgtaaatgggtcaaaacatgtGTATCGTTGAGTTGTAATTAACCATATAACTTATTGTTCATTTTTAGTAGAAATTTGGTGTGAAATCGATCAGAGACGAAGAATTTGAGCTTATATCAGCTCTTTATCTCCAAGTCAGCATCATCAGCCAGGCACTCATTTTCGTTACAAGATCGCGAAGCTGGTTGTTTGTTGAACGCCCTGGTCTTTTACTCCTCACCGCCTTTTTTATAGTTCAGCTGGTgagtttatttatatttatataacaacATTTACAACGAAAGTAAAGTCTCTTCTGTTTGTTATGGTACATTTGTTTCTTGTCAACTTACATGAGTTCGATGGAAACCGACTTTGAAACCAAAAAACCGAAACTTTATGAAGCTTTCGAGATTCGAGACATCAATTTTGTTTTTTGTAGTGTAAAAAGATGACCCGTTCATAGGCAAATTTGCTGTTTTCGTCATTTTTTGTAGATGTCAGTCAATTTGTTCGTATTTGCTTCATCACTTCTTTTATATCTTTGTTGAAATGAGATGCTTAGTATTGTGTTTGCAGCTGGATGTGACATCAGCTCAGCTTCTTGTGACTGATAGTGACTTCGGGAGTCCAGAATTTAGGAAACAACTTACTGATGATACTGAGCTTTAACACAAAACAGTGACACATTGATTAGCGAACAAAGTATGTTTTAATTTAAACTACAAATTTTACTACTGAGCCTTTGTTTCATTTCGTATTAAATTATTAGAACTTACAGCTATGAGCAGCTGGAAGCACTGGAGtgctttcaaaattcaaaccctTTCACTTCCTTTGTTCTCTATCTCCCTCTCTTAAAAACCTTAATATAATATCACTTCTTGAACGAACCCGTCGATTGAACAAACACACATTGCATagaaatagagagagagagagagagagagagagagaacaagtgtttatcttggtttaaaaaagcgcgcctTAAGTGCGCTTAAGTGCAAAGCCTGTTGTACAAGGCGATGGCCTTGTGTGACATGAGGTGCACGATGTACAAGAAGCGCAGCTGAGGCGCGCTTTTTAGGGTGAAAATCGACCTAAGGCGCAGCTGAGGCGCACGCTGTTTGTACATGGGGTGTTACTATGCTTCTGAGTCTTGTACAACAGGCTTTTTATGCTGTACATTTatgtttttttgttcattttaaaacatatataaagcttaATTATAGCTAAATCATAGGTATTGGATGCTAAACACTTATgggatatataaaataaattatataatcacTTTTCGCTTTGCGTACGAAAAGCtcaccgcttttgcgcttcgcTTTTTAAAAATCGGTTTTAGACCTCATCGCGTTTGTGCGCTTCctgcttttttaaaccaaggtgTTTATTCACATGTTGACGGGTTTCTTGTTGAACTTCTCATGTACATAAGTTCCCTGTTACGATTGCGTCTGGCTTTCCATTTAATTTTTTCAATAATTTTTGGCCCGCCCTCGGAGCGAAGGGCGGGTGTCACTAGGTGTTTAGTTCCTCAAATATTTGTGACAAGAACTGATCTATCTTTTTCTTACTCTCTTCTATGTTTATTTCTTAAACTTTGACAGATAGAAACACATATTGATACCCGATACAACAGATCCGCTTGGTCATTGGCACTGATGCCAGCTCAGTTTCATAACAGATTGAAGTACTCCAAGGTATTTAGTTCATGCATTTGGCAAAATACTGTGACTAGGCTATAAGTTAGGGGTGTTCAATGCCCAGTTAGGACAGTTTTGATGAAAATTCTTGGTCGGGCCGCTAACTATGGTTTTAGAAAATGACAAACGAAACCGACTGGTTTGAAGTTTTTGTGGTTTGGCAGTTTTGAACcaattattatatttaattttatacATAATTGAAGTCCTGGCCAATTGGGTAACTGTTAATTATTACTAATGTTGCTCATATTTTGAACCTTTGGCTTCACGTGTGATGGGCTCAACATTTTAGTGATGCTGCTAGCTTAGGCTTCAAGTTTAGGAAAAGAATGATATTTATATTGATTTTTATGCCAAATGAAGCTTATATCTGGAGTGAAAGTTAATATGAAATAAATTGGTTAACATACCATCCTAATTCGAAAAGGCGAGCTATAAAAACTTCATTGATCTCCAAGATAAGCTCCACTAGAATATGTGGGCTTTTCCACCATCCAAGATAAGCTTCATCAGCTATTAGAGCTTTATCTTATCTTCTTTTGTTAGTTTATGCAGGCTTTGCCACCAAATTAGGTGGTGGATTTGGTCAGAAGGTCATTACCCCTTGCTCATCATCAGATGATGACCCAAATTAGGTGGTGGATTTGGTCATTACCACTTGCTCAGATTCTGTTGTTGAAAGAACTAACTTAAGAAAATTGACTTTTCGGTTGATATATTTTGGGGTTACTTATAGTATGCAATAAGTAAATTGGGTTATAAAATGTCAATTTTTATGTTTACACAGTGTATTTAGAGCTTAAACATATTTTGTAACTTTACTTAAACATATTTTGTAACTTTTCATACTTTTAGACATCGCCTAGGTCTCGAGTTGAAAGGGACACCACTTGCTTATATGTATATACTTACTCTATTTTAAACAATATGGTGGATTAACTTGTTTATTTACGACCTAACCTGAACATGACTTGTTTTTTAAACGTGTCAGGCAGGTGAGCCAACCCTCAAGGGTCCGGACACAATTAGTTAAGACTCAACCCATAGAAACCGCTTCTGATATAATTAAGATATCGGCTAACAAGAACGGTTACAGTCATTATAGATGTTGGCCAGATTTTCATGTTAGCAAAAAGGGACCCCACTATTTTGTTTTGGTTCTTCAATACACGACTGTCGCAAGTAAACACTTAGCATAAGAAAATTTAATTTTAGAATTTTGTTGTATATACCTTTGAATGTTAAATATAGATCAGAAATTATAGGCGGATTGGTTTGATTAGTTTTGAGCTTATGGTTGTGCCTTTGTTGGCTTGACGCAGTTCGGTTTGTTTACATTTTTTAGAACTCTTTAAATCCCCATGACCGGTTTTGAAGTACCTTAACCGAAAATTTAAATATTAGTTATGACCCAACTGAACTGAACCTTCTCATGCACACCCTTAGAATTACCAACAAGTGTTGTGTTTTTTCCTTTGCATtgcgaatttggttttggttatggctcaaaaccgaacAGCCctgtacatagccctaaacttaccaacctaagtgatatgtttcccgccgcatcgtgcgggtaaacgactagtatatatatatatatatatatatatatagggtaaggatagtgtaaaaagggcctaaagtgtgagaagtgtaagaagtgtattataacactatatataatactatatgacaccatataaacaccgtataacaatatgtaacaccatataataccatataacactatgtaacactatataacattatataacaagtataacactatacatctatcatagacatgctatcagacaaactatagtgttatatttgttatataatgttatatagtgttacatagtgttatatggtattatatggtgttacatattgttatacggtgtttatatggtgttatatagtactatatatagtgttataatacacttctcacgcttctcacactttgggcactttttacaggatcctctacctatatatatatatatatatatataggggatggttcattGTGGatcactaaaaaagtggggaacactcttaaaaattttacttaacatgttaaaaattatttttttttctaaatttttttcggcgctttttcttataaatacaagtagaaacattttttataaaaaaattaaaacctaaaaatatgaaaaaaaatgtttaaaaaacagtaatatcttataaaattaacttaacatcttaaaaatcattttttttttaaaaaattcagCGTTCTTCTTTATAAAAAGGAGGAGAAACTAGtcgaataaaaaaataatttttctaaataaaaaaattttagcctttttttaattgtttttctaatatttttagttttttattaaaaatgcttctagaagtatatataaggagaagcgtcgaaaaagatttttaaaaattaatttttaacatgttaagttaaatttttaagagtgttcctcGGTTCCCcattttttagtgttccccaatgaacctcacactatatatatatatatatatatatatatatatagaaacgggatcaggagaaaacgctcaaaagtgtgagaacggtgagaacgcatcctggcccaacacgtggcgcgggacatgatcagggtccgagggttttttttgtctttttaatcttcttttatTTCCCAACGCGGTAAAATATTTTCTGGCGTTTAActtttttttggcgttaattgtatttattaaactttttggcaTTGAAtcaattgtttttgtgtcacatagataattttctggcgttatagcgttttctggtcaatttttttggcgttttgtataataattcactacgagtcattaATATTTGCATAAGATTACAGTAAGACcatttttttttggcgtttagtgaatgttttggcgtttaatacattttacaaggtgctttgcccgcacccgttctcacagttttcatactactagcgttttggtgtttgtagtttttggcgttttatataataatgtattctatttatagagaattagataacaaaacaacatataacttgatatcaaaacaatataaaatggaaataaaaaaatggtaatctaatttctcttccgaatcttcactgtcatcagcctctttcttcttgaatttgttttggcgttttgaaccttttttgaaTATCTTAGCTAGATTCCAATTTTCCtacataaaccccgtctttttcagTCGAAGCTGTTTAGTTGCaacctgttttttggtgtgatattcttgtttggtggcatgtcattgaaTGTCAACTCTTGCAGGATGCTATTTATAATAATGGaatccaaaatagcattttacacttgtgttgatccctttattccatgccgatattcatcaagaacaaagctcacatgatggcatatcactgtcatcagtctctttttcttgaatatttgtccatcttattcagcaaaatattattgagataACCCCCTCAGAAGAAGATGCCATCTATGGTTATTTTAACCaacattttttggcgttttaaagtgagtggtttctagaggatatggcatttgtttttctgggtgtgatcaattcaatgtgtatagacccctctcttataggagttttttggcgcgtagtttaggcgaaacttttttattgtaataaatgatagtaataaagtaactgtcttttcagttactgtttttttATTTACTGTTTTGATCAGCTTTATCAATTTTGTAGgtgatagacgtcccatcttctaagtttAGTGTTTTCTTTTAAATGGTGTTATGCAGAACAAGATGACaaaaatacaataacggagtaaataaaatgtaaagcaggaaaaatatttttttttgttatttttggcgttttgtaaggAATAACCATCTTTAgtattttttttggcgttttgctaataaagagATAAATATATCATTTACTTATcttaaaaaaaaagaagattacacataagaaaaaaaaaagaggaaaaaagtTAAAAgccttcgtcagaaggtactttatccgaagagtatccatcacttgcgtcatcttcttcctcctcggaatcttcatctggatcttcatccacgtcatcaccttcaccttcatcagcttcttgttcctgaagattctgaagcctccacttgaacatgtcttgcataactccaattttgagtctatttctgtgttggtacaagtggcgttatgcaattcttccatgaaaccaaGACGTTGCTTTTTCATGATGTTTTCTAGCCAGTAGACTTCCTGCTCTCTGTTTTCGTATGTaacggtcaccatgtctgtttcatcatcaaaacgccatgatgtcatgacagggtctggctccacatctgctttgattggtccaaatttcctgGTTTCATGCTTTCATAAGAATatgtgtttcatggcattcgttgtctagagcgatgccaagGAATAAGATAGCCCTCTGTACCTCTTCTTTCATCTTCAAAATTGCCctgaccgtcttaacatacaccctcaTTTTATTGTCAAATCGGAGGACGAATCGCCTGACtgccagagtgtatctccacgaaaagattgttgccatttttggcgttttggttaagttggcgtttttggttaaagatgttttttttttttttttttttttttttttgcagaaatgGATAGATTTAAttgattatggaagctatgttttacctcgtttatataatgatgtttttggcgcgtaatttaggagggaatttcttctaataaatgttaataactgaaattcaattattgtgttgtttcatcttcctgtaatatccaacgcgttttatcactaatttttggcgttttgtttttaatggcgttttattttttttaatggcgtgttatcatttgatggcgtgtgacacttgtgctccgtaaacacacacaatgtaggacactatcttttatcaaagaaacaatgtgttttggtctcaaaaatttatttattttggttttacaatttcacattttgattctagttcattttcaagctttaaatcactttctggaaagttaaacgtgaactgatgcgtaaacgtaatcagtttaatgcggcaaacactctggaataatgacataggcttaacataccttaaataacttttatataacttagaaataagttttgaaagctttggtgtgtcaaaaacaagttcattcaCACTcggggactatttgcgtcaaactgcgaaagtctactgattcacatagtatcgcacattccggaacttgatcataagttaaatatgccctaaatatcctttacatagcttagaaataggctttgaggtgtttggtgcgcaaaaataaactttcttgatcaatagggactaaaggCGTCAAAAAgtacataagtttgcattttcgcgcatatcttacgttctgaatatatccggaattccatttgtcgcttaatttggattgtttttgcgttcgttactacttccgtcgtaattaaccgaataaggcaaccgtacgaccaaacgaaccaacatccgagtatttttgagcatattttaagttccctatactttaacttcattttagagctttgaaatggggttaacggggcttaaaagtgccaaaaatcaagttttacaagtgaaGGGACCATTTTtaaaatttctggcagatacattgaacttggtccatttttgagaTTTTGATGACTTTAACCCAAGTTTTTCCACTCTATGGGCTGGAATTTGATagttttaagtattcccatggttttg contains the following coding sequences:
- the LOC110889655 gene encoding plasma membrane ATPase-like — encoded protein: MVKMAQKFGVKSIRDEEFELISALYLQVSIISQALIFVTRSRSWLFVERPGLLLLTAFFIVQLIETHIDTRYNRSAWSLALMPAQFHNRLKYSKAGEPTLKGPDTIS